In a single window of the Candidatus Omnitrophota bacterium genome:
- a CDS encoding glycosyltransferase family 39 protein, which produces MNRYNGNARAGMSDRTILLAILFLAIFYRGAYLNVQPIGYFGDEGWYASTVKNICNDPKNFLYPVCVNGPSIHHFDPGTPSGKILINKPPAFFWLSALCARPFGCNEESMRFFSVICGSATVLAVYLFARVLFDRRTGLLAAFLLASYPAHIILSSSILLETASLCYTTLIAYLFIKGTYDRDKRPLIAAIFLTALLMLTRGPEIAILLGILSGLSIIYWRERKTYIGLALLALMGGILLSLIWYVMVWLTPDRYDGFLWCQGHNVWYLLFRYNLTARLDHHIDLFRQAGGFFKNRVDIVIPVLAAFMMAAALFMRRQQATEERRRHGLIILLSSFFLYFIPVFLLNSPAWRRMAPLFCIYAVIISIVMCALYDRFRMRHLRTAAAVFALAALAIRPMVLLHPPFSILKTGYPSTAQGYPRDEMCRIYKAVGEYIKDRTDGYNFSALVPEANAIMTYHTGKLALSSGRLPEPAMRYVLNREVRYVGVTDLTGKEYEGLLKERGRSINSDAGIPEICHYRFYDCFPEEKIMPDKYARQERP; this is translated from the coding sequence ATGAATAGATATAATGGGAATGCCCGGGCGGGGATGTCGGATCGCACGATCCTTCTGGCGATACTCTTCCTGGCGATCTTTTATCGGGGCGCTTATCTGAATGTGCAGCCGATAGGTTATTTTGGCGACGAAGGCTGGTACGCATCGACAGTTAAAAACATATGCAATGATCCAAAAAATTTTTTATATCCGGTATGCGTTAACGGACCGTCTATCCATCATTTCGATCCGGGCACCCCTTCGGGGAAGATATTGATAAATAAACCGCCAGCCTTCTTCTGGTTAAGCGCGCTATGCGCCCGGCCTTTCGGATGCAACGAAGAGAGCATGAGGTTCTTTTCCGTGATCTGCGGTTCGGCGACCGTGCTTGCCGTCTATCTCTTCGCAAGGGTCTTGTTCGACAGGAGGACAGGGCTGCTGGCCGCTTTTTTGCTGGCATCATATCCTGCCCATATCATACTATCGAGTTCGATCCTGCTTGAGACCGCCTCCCTCTGTTATACAACGCTCATCGCTTATCTCTTTATAAAAGGCACATATGACAGGGACAAGAGGCCTTTGATCGCCGCTATCTTTTTGACCGCACTTCTAATGCTGACAAGAGGTCCGGAGATAGCGATCCTGCTGGGGATCTTGTCGGGCCTCTCGATCATATACTGGAGGGAGCGCAAAACGTATATAGGCCTTGCGCTTTTAGCGCTTATGGGCGGGATCCTGCTTTCCCTTATATGGTATGTAATGGTGTGGCTTACGCCGGACAGATACGACGGTTTCCTGTGGTGCCAGGGGCATAATGTCTGGTATCTGCTCTTCAGGTATAATCTTACGGCGAGGTTGGATCACCATATAGATCTCTTTCGACAGGCCGGCGGATTCTTTAAGAACCGCGTCGACATAGTGATCCCGGTCCTTGCGGCCTTTATGATGGCGGCCGCATTGTTCATGAGACGGCAACAGGCGACAGAAGAGAGGAGGAGGCACGGGCTCATCATATTACTCTCCTCTTTCTTCCTGTATTTCATCCCCGTCTTTCTCCTGAACTCCCCCGCCTGGAGGCGGATGGCGCCCCTCTTCTGTATATACGCGGTCATCATTTCGATCGTAATGTGTGCCCTGTATGACAGGTTCAGGATGAGGCATCTGAGAACGGCCGCCGCCGTCTTTGCTCTTGCGGCGCTTGCTATAAGGCCGATGGTCCTCCTGCATCCGCCGTTCTCTATCCTGAAGACAGGCTATCCGAGCACCGCACAGGGATATCCCCGGGATGAGATGTGCAGGATATATAAAGCCGTGGGAGAGTATATAAAAGACAGAACGGATGGCTATAACTTTTCCGCTCTTGTGCCGGAGGCGAACGCCATTATGACATATCATACCGGTAAACTGGCATTATCTTCCGGGCGGCTGCCGGAGCCGGCAATGCGTTATGTGTTGAATAGAGAGGTGCGGTACGTAGGGGTTACCGATCTGACCGGAAAAGAGTACGAAGGCCTGCTTAAAGAGCGCGGGAGATCGATCAATAGTGATGCCGGGATCCCTGAGATATGCCACTATCGTTTTTACGACTGCTTCCCGGAAGAGAAGATCATGCCGGATAAATATGCCCGGCAGGAGAGGCCGTGA
- a CDS encoding glycosyltransferase family 2 protein, whose amino-acid sequence MKNRPFVSIVIPTFNRKDRLGRCLLHLGQLEYPRDRFEVIVVDDGSHDAAGIAGVVGAFQGSRLIRNNKNEGAAAAKNRGAKESSGAFVVFIDDDIEADKGWLSELVAAALADDTAAICASKLLFKDRPGIVNSTGGVMNIYGDAWDRGVFEEDTGQYDKEERIFFGCSAAILVRRDALERVGYFDETLLSIYEDVDLGWRINLAGYKAIYVPGSVAYHAFGGTIRSDDPEAKYMLERNRIRIMLKNYELFTLLRNLAGLLKFKFERFKRDPRSAECRRGGLLFASLKAWSWNIACVSGVLTERVHVRKFKKVRDRDIFKIMGRYKYESFGI is encoded by the coding sequence GTGAAAAATAGACCATTCGTATCGATCGTCATACCCACTTTCAACAGGAAAGACCGGCTCGGGAGGTGTCTGCTTCATCTCGGGCAGCTTGAATATCCCAGAGACCGCTTTGAGGTGATAGTGGTGGATGACGGCTCGCATGACGCGGCCGGGATCGCGGGGGTCGTGGGCGCCTTTCAGGGGTCGAGGCTGATCCGTAATAATAAGAATGAAGGAGCCGCAGCGGCGAAGAACAGGGGGGCTAAAGAGTCCTCAGGCGCGTTCGTCGTATTTATAGACGATGATATAGAGGCGGATAAGGGCTGGCTCTCGGAGCTTGTGGCGGCAGCGCTGGCCGACGATACGGCAGCAATATGCGCGTCAAAGCTACTTTTTAAAGACAGGCCGGGTATCGTGAACAGCACCGGCGGCGTGATGAACATTTACGGTGATGCCTGGGACCGCGGGGTATTTGAGGAAGATACGGGGCAGTATGATAAGGAGGAGAGGATATTTTTCGGATGTTCGGCCGCAATACTGGTCAGGCGCGACGCGCTGGAGCGCGTAGGGTATTTTGACGAAACCCTCCTCAGCATATATGAGGATGTGGATCTGGGGTGGAGGATAAATCTGGCGGGATATAAAGCGATATATGTCCCGGGCTCTGTCGCATATCATGCCTTCGGCGGGACTATCCGGTCAGATGACCCGGAAGCGAAGTATATGCTCGAGCGTAACAGGATAAGGATAATGCTCAAGAATTATGAGCTTTTCACGCTCTTGCGTAATTTGGCGGGGCTCTTAAAGTTCAAATTCGAAAGGTTTAAAAGAGATCCCCGTTCGGCGGAATGCCGAAGAGGCGGCCTTCTCTTTGCCTCCCTGAAGGCGTGGTCCTGGAACATCGCCTGCGTCTCCGGCGTCTTGACTGAACGTGTACATGTCCGGAAATTTAAAAAAGTCCGCGACAGGGACATATTCAAGATCATGGGGCGGTACAAATATGAGAGTTTTGGCATATGA
- a CDS encoding glycosyltransferase family 4 protein, whose product MKILLLHPHDVFSKEEPWTRRITSLAGEFTKRLHEVRLVYFLKDAGHCQAPFSRDGVEFVPLPRRGGPSSLVKHGIAISRLARWADVVHFQKCFHYCAIPAVFGALANDKPVHYDWDDWEEKIYCDMVRPPSAAVRTFLHTLETALPRIADTVSVSSQKLRRLCIGLGVEEERIFDVPVGADPESFNPTVNPDWIKRKFGLKGRTALYLGQLHGAQYADLFLRSAKIVLERKGEMLHFMIVGDGAGLGKLKVLAKDLDIEERVIFTGAVEHDKVPAYIASADIAVAPFEDNDVTRCKSPLKIVEYLAAGRPIVASDVGDVRAMVGDCAILTEAGSPASLAGGILKLLGDERLRTELGARARKRAEEYYNWGRAAETLLEAYGKAIGPHNQDGI is encoded by the coding sequence ATGAAGATACTCCTGCTCCACCCTCATGACGTCTTTTCGAAGGAGGAACCGTGGACACGGCGGATAACGAGTCTCGCGGGCGAATTCACAAAACGCCTGCATGAAGTCAGGCTGGTCTATTTTTTAAAAGATGCGGGCCATTGCCAGGCGCCGTTCTCGAGAGACGGCGTAGAGTTCGTCCCGTTACCAAGGCGGGGAGGACCGTCATCGCTCGTGAAGCACGGCATAGCCATTTCCAGACTTGCGCGCTGGGCGGATGTAGTACATTTCCAGAAGTGTTTCCATTATTGTGCCATACCCGCGGTCTTCGGCGCGCTCGCGAACGATAAGCCGGTCCACTACGATTGGGACGACTGGGAGGAGAAGATATATTGCGATATGGTAAGACCGCCTTCGGCTGCCGTGCGGACCTTCCTGCATACGCTTGAGACGGCCCTCCCGCGCATAGCCGATACCGTTTCCGTGAGCAGCCAAAAATTGCGGCGGCTATGCATCGGGCTGGGTGTAGAGGAAGAGAGGATATTCGACGTGCCTGTAGGCGCCGATCCGGAGTCATTCAACCCCACGGTCAACCCCGACTGGATAAAGAGGAAGTTCGGCCTAAAAGGGCGCACCGCCCTCTACCTGGGGCAGCTGCACGGGGCGCAGTATGCCGACCTCTTCCTAAGGTCGGCGAAGATCGTGCTGGAGAGGAAGGGGGAGATGTTACATTTTATGATAGTAGGTGACGGTGCGGGGTTGGGGAAATTGAAGGTACTGGCAAAGGACCTCGACATAGAAGAGAGGGTGATATTCACCGGGGCCGTAGAACATGACAAGGTCCCGGCTTATATCGCCTCGGCAGATATAGCCGTTGCCCCTTTTGAAGATAATGATGTCACCAGGTGCAAGAGCCCGCTTAAGATAGTCGAATACCTGGCGGCCGGGAGGCCGATCGTAGCAAGCGACGTGGGGGACGTGCGCGCCATGGTGGGCGACTGCGCCATATTGACGGAGGCAGGATCCCCTGCCTCATTGGCCGGAGGCATCCTTAAGTTGCTGGGCGACGAAAGACTGCGCACTGAATTGGGGGCCAGGGCGCGTAAAAGGGCGGAGGAATATTATAATTGGGGGCGCGCAGCCGAAACGCTCCTCGAGGCGTACGGAAAGGCGATCGGTCCGCACAATCAAGATGGCATATAA
- a CDS encoding glycosyltransferase: MKTAIVHDYLNQYGGAERVLESLHEIFPEAPVFTILYDREALPQFGDWDIRPSFVQRVPFARRNHRNFIFLFPGAVRSFDLRGFDLVISNTHAWSKGIMIDRPAFHISYCLTPLRYIWDLYDDYLSRSYIPFFARAMLPGWAGKMRAWDIRASGSVDRFAAVSGTVAGRIRDYYGRESSIIYPPCDTDLFRPAGDPGGTAGYYLTVARLKAYKRIDVVVDAFNRLGRPLKIIGEGPESGRLRKMARGNIELLGRVPDEELVRNYQNCRGFVYAGVEDFGLVFAEAQACGRPVIAYGKGGAAEIILDGRTGVLFDEPSAEALVSAVKRSELISFDSTFIRERSLRFGKDKFRKNFCEFVSTVTQRQPGPAAQE; encoded by the coding sequence ATGAAGACGGCCATAGTGCATGACTATCTGAACCAGTACGGGGGGGCCGAGAGGGTCCTCGAGTCGCTCCATGAGATATTCCCCGAAGCCCCCGTATTCACCATTCTTTACGACAGAGAGGCGCTCCCGCAGTTCGGGGATTGGGATATAAGGCCTTCATTCGTCCAGAGAGTGCCGTTCGCAAGGAGGAACCATAGAAATTTCATATTCTTATTCCCCGGGGCGGTCAGGTCTTTCGACCTGCGGGGGTTCGATCTGGTTATAAGCAATACCCACGCCTGGTCTAAAGGGATAATGATCGACAGGCCCGCATTTCACATATCGTATTGCCTTACCCCTCTGCGCTATATCTGGGACCTGTACGACGACTATCTCTCACGCAGTTACATACCGTTCTTCGCGCGGGCGATGCTGCCCGGCTGGGCAGGGAAGATGCGCGCATGGGATATCAGGGCTTCGGGCAGCGTTGATCGTTTCGCCGCGGTTTCCGGTACCGTAGCCGGACGCATAAGAGATTATTACGGCAGAGAGTCCAGCATAATATATCCGCCGTGCGATACGGACCTCTTCAGGCCCGCCGGCGATCCTGGCGGCACCGCAGGATATTATCTTACGGTCGCCCGGCTAAAGGCCTATAAGCGGATCGACGTGGTAGTGGATGCCTTTAACCGGCTTGGCCGCCCTCTCAAGATAATCGGGGAAGGCCCGGAATCCGGGAGGCTGCGGAAGATGGCGCGCGGCAATATTGAATTGCTCGGGCGGGTCCCCGACGAGGAACTGGTGCGGAACTATCAAAATTGCAGGGGCTTCGTCTATGCCGGCGTCGAAGACTTCGGCCTCGTCTTCGCCGAGGCGCAGGCCTGCGGCAGGCCGGTGATAGCTTACGGGAAAGGCGGCGCGGCTGAGATAATCCTGGACGGCAGAACCGGCGTGCTCTTCGACGAACCTTCCGCAGAAGCGCTCGTATCTGCAGTAAAGAGATCCGAGCTCATATCGTTTGACAGCACCTTTATCAGGGAGAGGTCTCTCAGGTTCGGCAAAGATAAATTCAGGAAAAATTTTTGCGAATTTGTTTCAACGGTAACGCAGAGACAGCCCGGACCGGCTGCGCAGGAATAG
- a CDS encoding glycosyltransferase: MKIRLSIIVITHNRPESLRRCIESISASTVPDKHELIVIVNGTEDKTPDLPASASSGVLNMRHYVISRTSNGEARNEGIKRALGEILYFLDDDVITGKDIFMEALRIFDRRADVDIAGGPNLTPPGNTPFQKCIGHALASPFGSAGMRRRYIVLPAETLVDDSALILCNLAIRRRALELEGALFDKKIVCNEENILLQRMRTKGHKMLYSPRLAVYHDRRKDLFEFARQVFKYGRGRMQQTLRMPASTPPFVFLPAIFALYLLSLLLAHSGPYLVPLYVYMALDIFFSLEISLKGRDILLAPISACVFPVLHLSYGAGFIYAFFRRCTER; the protein is encoded by the coding sequence ATGAAGATCCGGCTCAGTATCATAGTGATCACGCATAACCGCCCCGAGTCGCTGCGCAGGTGCATAGAAAGCATTTCGGCGAGCACGGTCCCGGATAAGCACGAGTTGATCGTCATAGTGAACGGCACCGAAGATAAGACGCCGGATCTCCCGGCTTCCGCATCCTCGGGCGTTTTAAATATGCGGCATTATGTCATAAGCCGGACGAGCAACGGTGAAGCGAGGAACGAGGGCATAAAACGCGCGTTGGGGGAGATACTGTATTTTCTGGATGACGATGTCATAACCGGGAAAGATATATTTATGGAGGCGCTGAGGATATTCGATCGCAGGGCCGATGTGGATATCGCAGGAGGCCCCAACCTGACCCCTCCGGGCAATACCCCCTTCCAGAAATGTATAGGGCATGCCCTTGCCTCTCCGTTCGGATCGGCCGGGATGAGGCGCAGGTATATTGTGCTGCCGGCAGAGACGCTTGTCGATGACAGCGCCCTAATACTCTGCAATCTGGCCATAAGAAGAAGGGCGCTGGAACTGGAGGGTGCCCTTTTCGATAAGAAGATAGTCTGCAATGAAGAGAATATACTTTTGCAGCGCATGCGCACAAAGGGCCATAAGATGCTTTACAGCCCGCGCCTCGCAGTTTATCACGACAGGAGAAAAGACCTGTTTGAATTCGCCCGGCAGGTATTTAAATACGGCAGGGGGAGGATGCAGCAGACATTACGCATGCCCGCATCGACCCCGCCGTTCGTCTTTCTGCCGGCCATCTTCGCCCTGTATCTCTTATCTCTCTTACTGGCACACAGTGGACCGTATCTCGTGCCGCTTTACGTATATATGGCGCTGGATATATTTTTCTCTCTTGAGATATCCCTGAAAGGCAGGGATATCCTTCTCGCGCCCATCTCGGCATGCGTATTCCCCGTTTTACACCTGTCGTATGGGGCAGGATTTATATACGCCTTTTTCAGAAGGTGCACAGAAAGATGA
- a CDS encoding glycosyltransferase, with the protein MAYKVSAYIPCHNNASSLARCIESVQMQTHPVDEIIVIDDGSEDGSAAVAASFPVRVIENGRNVGLASTRNAALRYAGNGLVASVDADCVLSPRWLEECMKHFSDPRVAAVGGRLVEENVERLADRWRATRLKHHWGDSLKTDPPFLSGSNLVIRKDAAAKAGYYNDRIYRNNYEDVDISLRLKACGLKLVYEPDAGAAHTRRDTVISALRTYWNWKYHDYRPGYVMRPVFNSANTVKLVAENVRGGDPALILLDLLSFFSSTYLDLKKYFLKRQ; encoded by the coding sequence ATGGCATATAAAGTTTCCGCATATATACCGTGTCATAATAACGCCTCTTCTCTGGCGAGATGCATCGAGTCTGTACAGATGCAGACTCATCCGGTAGACGAGATCATCGTGATAGACGACGGATCGGAGGACGGCAGCGCCGCTGTTGCGGCATCGTTCCCGGTCCGGGTAATAGAGAACGGCAGGAACGTTGGCCTGGCCTCGACCCGCAACGCCGCTTTAAGGTATGCCGGGAACGGCCTCGTGGCCTCCGTAGATGCCGATTGCGTCCTGTCGCCGCGATGGCTCGAAGAGTGCATGAAACACTTTTCGGACCCCCGCGTTGCGGCGGTCGGGGGACGCCTTGTAGAAGAGAACGTTGAGCGTCTGGCCGACAGGTGGCGGGCGACGCGCCTCAAGCACCATTGGGGGGATTCCCTTAAGACCGATCCGCCTTTCCTCTCAGGCAGCAACCTCGTCATACGGAAAGATGCCGCCGCGAAGGCCGGATATTACAATGACAGGATATACAGGAATAATTATGAAGATGTCGACATCTCTTTGAGGCTCAAGGCCTGCGGGCTTAAACTGGTATATGAGCCGGACGCAGGCGCAGCCCATACCAGGAGAGATACCGTCATATCCGCTCTCCGCACATACTGGAACTGGAAATATCACGACTATAGGCCCGGTTATGTCATGAGGCCCGTATTCAACAGCGCAAATACGGTGAAATTGGTGGCAGAGAACGTGCGGGGAGGGGATCCCGCCCTTATTCTGCTCGACCTTTTATCGTTCTTCTCCTCGACTTATCTGGACCTCAAAAAATATTTCTTGAAAAGACAGTGA